From a single Alloactinosynnema sp. L-07 genomic region:
- a CDS encoding pyridoxal-dependent decarboxylase: MTRPDGTELATDHALRDLVTVALDALAEGVLKRGGPLPAGGPRAIRAPMPDQGVGPVDALVELTRFLAHGSADPADPACAAHLHCPPLAVAAVADLVASALNPSMDSWDQAPAASAIEEQLSHELARLCYPAADNPDAVVTTGGTESTLYGLLLARENIGRVQPVCGRNAHHSVARAAWVLGLPQPIQVDCAGDRMVPSALADVLATIDGPAAVIATAGTTNTGAIDPLPEIAALRPAWLHVDAAYGGGLLFSTRRPLLAGMDQADSIGLDLHKFGWQPIAAGVFAAKSARSLAALSVRADYLNAADDAEAGLPDLLGRSLRTSRRADAFKIAVTLRALGRDGVGAMVDHCCDTATTVADAIRAHPGLRIWGEPTLSTILLRPLVADQVETELGLEAGNAMVAAVRRDLLDNGTAVIGRATVAPSTLDGWDGRERLWLKLTLLHPHATAADYAPVLDLIAGGC; the protein is encoded by the coding sequence GTGACCAGGCCGGACGGCACCGAACTCGCGACCGACCACGCACTGCGCGACCTTGTCACCGTCGCGCTCGACGCGCTGGCCGAAGGGGTGCTCAAGCGTGGTGGGCCGCTGCCCGCGGGCGGCCCGCGAGCCATTCGCGCGCCCATGCCCGACCAGGGGGTCGGGCCGGTCGACGCGCTGGTCGAGCTGACGCGCTTCCTCGCGCACGGTTCGGCCGACCCCGCCGACCCGGCCTGCGCCGCGCACCTGCACTGCCCACCGCTCGCGGTGGCGGCCGTCGCCGATCTGGTGGCCAGTGCGCTCAACCCGTCGATGGACTCCTGGGACCAGGCGCCCGCGGCGAGCGCCATCGAGGAACAGCTCAGCCACGAGCTGGCCCGACTCTGCTACCCGGCCGCCGACAACCCCGACGCCGTGGTGACCACCGGCGGCACCGAGTCCACTTTGTACGGTCTGCTGCTCGCGCGGGAGAACATCGGTCGGGTCCAGCCGGTCTGCGGCCGCAACGCCCACCACAGCGTCGCCCGCGCCGCCTGGGTTCTTGGTCTGCCGCAACCGATCCAGGTCGACTGCGCCGGCGACCGAATGGTCCCCTCCGCGCTGGCCGACGTGCTGGCGACCATCGACGGTCCCGCCGCTGTCATCGCGACCGCGGGCACCACCAACACCGGCGCCATCGACCCGCTCCCCGAGATCGCCGCGCTGAGACCGGCCTGGCTGCACGTCGACGCGGCCTACGGCGGCGGGCTGCTGTTCAGCACGAGACGGCCGCTGCTCGCCGGCATGGACCAAGCCGACTCCATCGGTCTCGACCTGCACAAATTCGGCTGGCAGCCGATCGCGGCAGGTGTGTTCGCAGCGAAGTCCGCTCGGTCTCTCGCCGCGCTCAGCGTCCGCGCCGACTACCTCAACGCCGCCGACGACGCCGAAGCCGGACTCCCCGACCTTCTCGGCCGCTCGCTGCGCACCTCCCGCCGAGCCGACGCGTTCAAGATCGCCGTCACCCTGCGCGCCCTCGGCCGCGACGGTGTCGGCGCCATGGTCGACCACTGCTGTGACACCGCGACCACCGTCGCCGACGCGATCCGCGCGCACCCCGGCCTGCGGATCTGGGGCGAGCCGACGCTCTCAACGATCCTGCTGCGCCCGCTGGTCGCCGACCAGGTCGAGACCGAGTTGGGCCTCGAAGCGGGCAACGCGATGGTCGCTGCCGTACGCCGCGACTTGCTCGACAATGGCACCGCGGTCATCGGTCGCGCCACCGTCGCTCCCTCCACTCTGGATGGTTGGGATGGCCGGGAACGCTTGTGGCTCAAGCTGACTCTCTTGCACCCCCATGCCACCGCAGCCGACTACGCGCCGGTGCTAGACCTGATCGCGGGCGGGTGCTGA
- a CDS encoding lysine N(6)-hydroxylase/L-ornithine N(5)-oxygenase family protein translates to MLDLVGVGIGPFNLSLAALASATDLRARFFDRAPEFRWHPGLMIDGTTIQVPFLADLVTLVDPTSPFSFLNYLRDRDRLYPFYFAERFHIPRAEYDDYCRWASERLDSCAFGAEVERIEWSTKDNAFAVTTSTGAVLSRSVVLGVGTAPVLPEPLRGLDNVVHSADYLVARDKLVDAGDVTVVGSGQSGAEVFLDLLRRRESGRLRWLTRTSAFAPMEYSKLGLEQFTPDYVRYFHGLDAPTRDRLVPAQWQLYKAISAETIDAIHDELYQRTVGGGWPEVTLAPGTEVVAARPGLELTVRHGQQATTTELRTDAVVCATGYVERDLGPLLADAACRDDSGRLQVDADYRLRLRPGITGAVYVQNAERHTHGVGAPDLGLAAWRSATIVNAVCGRAVYRLPQRTAFTTFGLSEGAL, encoded by the coding sequence ATGCTGGACCTCGTCGGCGTCGGGATCGGCCCGTTCAACCTCTCCTTAGCCGCGCTCGCCTCGGCGACCGACTTACGCGCGCGGTTCTTCGACCGCGCACCAGAGTTCCGCTGGCACCCCGGCCTCATGATCGACGGCACCACCATCCAGGTCCCCTTCCTCGCCGACCTCGTCACCCTGGTCGACCCCACGAGCCCGTTCTCGTTCCTCAACTACCTGCGCGACCGCGACCGCCTCTACCCGTTCTACTTCGCCGAGCGCTTCCATATCCCGCGCGCCGAGTACGACGACTACTGCCGCTGGGCCAGCGAACGCCTCGACTCCTGTGCGTTCGGCGCCGAGGTCGAGCGGATCGAGTGGTCCACAAAGGACAACGCGTTCGCGGTGACCACCTCGACCGGTGCCGTGCTGAGCCGATCGGTGGTACTGGGTGTCGGGACCGCGCCCGTGCTGCCCGAACCGTTGCGGGGACTGGACAACGTGGTCCACTCCGCCGACTACCTCGTCGCCCGCGACAAGCTGGTCGACGCCGGTGACGTCACGGTCGTCGGCTCGGGGCAGTCTGGCGCCGAGGTGTTCCTGGACCTGTTGCGGCGCAGGGAATCGGGCAGGCTGCGGTGGCTCACCCGAACGTCCGCCTTCGCGCCGATGGAGTACTCCAAGCTCGGTTTGGAGCAGTTCACCCCTGACTATGTTCGCTACTTCCACGGCCTCGACGCGCCCACCCGCGACCGGCTCGTGCCCGCCCAGTGGCAGCTCTACAAAGCCATCAGCGCCGAGACCATCGACGCCATCCACGACGAGCTCTACCAGCGCACCGTCGGCGGCGGCTGGCCTGAGGTGACGCTCGCGCCGGGCACCGAGGTCGTCGCCGCGCGGCCGGGCCTGGAACTCACCGTGCGACACGGCCAGCAGGCGACCACGACCGAACTCCGCACCGACGCCGTCGTCTGCGCCACCGGCTATGTCGAACGCGACCTCGGCCCATTGCTGGCCGACGCGGCCTGCCGCGACGATTCCGGCAGGCTCCAGGTCGACGCCGACTACCGGCTCCGGCTGCGCCCGGGCATCACCGGCGCGGTCTACGTTCAGAACGCCGAGCGCCACACTCACGGCGTCGGCGCGCCCGATCTCGGCCTGGCCGCCTGGCGGTCGGCCACCATCGTCAACGCCGTGTGCGGCCGGGCGGTCTACCGGCTGCCCCAGCGCACGGCGTTCACCACGTTCGGGTTGTCGGAGGGAGCGTTGTGA
- a CDS encoding IucA/IucC family siderophore biosynthesis protein has product MLGELSYEGMLRPEPAAPPGDGGYRAWTITLPGATYAFVARTGAFESWAVRPGSATRDGVPADDPRTLVVDAREELGLTGLRLAEVLAELTATVTNEATRLEHAPTAAELVAMDYDTADGHLTGHPRLVMNKGRVGFSAADRARFAPEAGAGFGLPWLAVHRDHASFRSVDGLAEEQLLTEELGPDQLAMFRAALPDPQNYVLVPVHPWQLDEIVGTYYAAELATGVIVQLGEGRDRYRPHQTIRTLANVSHPTRRDVKTAVSVRNTLVYRGLNSAATLAAPEVTTWLREVHAGDELLREYGFDLLGEVASVSVRHPLFGAIDELPYRFHETLGALWREPMRARLEPGERAISFAALPYGGPDGESVLVRLIRESGMDTGTWLRLVLDMTLTPLLHWLLAHGVGFCPHGQNLVLVTDAHGTPLRVAIKDFAQGVDLLDEDLPSYDLLGSAARADMLRWPAHLLAQSLFSSVFAGQLRFWAEVLDEELNFGRPRLWALVREIVGAYRDAHPETAARFDACGLFAVDVERVCLNREHLAGQGFDKIERDDEFDVRFGRAVNPLAGPDAGGAW; this is encoded by the coding sequence ATGCTCGGCGAGCTGAGCTACGAGGGGATGCTGCGGCCGGAACCGGCCGCACCGCCCGGGGACGGGGGCTACCGGGCGTGGACGATCACGCTGCCGGGAGCCACCTACGCGTTCGTGGCCAGGACCGGCGCGTTCGAGTCGTGGGCGGTGCGCCCCGGCTCGGCGACCCGCGACGGCGTGCCCGCCGACGACCCCAGGACGTTGGTGGTCGACGCGCGCGAGGAACTGGGCCTGACCGGGCTGCGGCTGGCCGAGGTGCTGGCCGAGCTGACCGCGACCGTCACCAACGAGGCCACCCGGCTCGAACACGCGCCGACCGCCGCCGAACTTGTCGCCATGGACTACGACACCGCCGACGGGCACCTGACCGGGCACCCTCGATTGGTGATGAACAAGGGCCGGGTCGGGTTCTCCGCCGCCGACCGCGCCCGGTTCGCGCCCGAGGCCGGGGCTGGGTTCGGCTTGCCGTGGCTGGCCGTGCACCGCGACCACGCGTCGTTCCGGAGCGTGGACGGGCTCGCCGAGGAGCAGCTGCTCACCGAGGAACTGGGTCCGGACCAGCTGGCGATGTTCCGCGCGGCGCTGCCGGATCCGCAGAACTATGTCCTGGTGCCGGTGCATCCGTGGCAGTTGGACGAGATCGTCGGCACGTACTACGCCGCCGAACTGGCGACCGGCGTCATCGTCCAACTTGGCGAGGGCCGCGACCGCTATCGCCCACACCAGACCATCCGCACGCTGGCCAACGTCAGCCACCCGACCCGCCGCGACGTCAAGACGGCTGTGTCGGTGCGCAACACCCTTGTCTACAGAGGACTCAACTCGGCCGCCACGCTCGCCGCTCCTGAGGTCACGACCTGGCTGCGCGAGGTGCACGCGGGCGACGAGCTGTTACGGGAGTACGGGTTCGACCTGCTCGGCGAGGTTGCGAGCGTGTCGGTCAGGCATCCGCTGTTCGGCGCGATAGACGAGCTGCCCTACCGCTTCCACGAGACCTTGGGCGCGCTGTGGCGCGAGCCGATGCGCGCGCGGCTTGAGCCGGGGGAGCGGGCCATCTCCTTCGCCGCTCTGCCGTATGGGGGTCCGGACGGCGAGTCGGTGCTGGTGCGGCTCATCCGCGAGTCCGGTATGGACACTGGGACGTGGCTGCGGCTGGTCCTTGACATGACGCTCACCCCGCTGCTGCACTGGCTGCTCGCCCACGGCGTCGGGTTCTGCCCACACGGCCAGAACCTCGTCCTCGTCACCGACGCCCACGGCACGCCGCTGCGGGTGGCCATCAAGGACTTCGCCCAAGGCGTCGACCTGCTCGACGAGGACCTGCCGAGCTACGACCTGCTCGGTTCGGCCGCCCGCGCGGACATGCTGCGCTGGCCGGCGCACCTGCTGGCACAGTCCCTGTTCAGCTCCGTTTTCGCAGGTCAGCTGCGGTTCTGGGCCGAGGTGCTCGATGAGGAACTGAACTTCGGCAGGCCCCGGCTGTGGGCTTTGGTCCGGGAGATCGTCGGCGCCTACCGTGACGCGCACCCGGAGACGGCGGCGCGGTTCGACGCGTGCGGGCTGTTCGCGGTGGATGTGGAGCGGGTGTGCCTCAACCGCGAACACCTGGCCGGGCAGGGATTCGACAAGATCGAGCGCGACGACGAGTTCGATGTCCGGTTCGGCCGTGCCGTGAACCCGCTGGCGGGACCGGACGCCGGGGGTGCCTGGTGA
- a CDS encoding glutamine synthetase, with translation MIQHARPVGPRTLADRALTASALSGALRAAVASGSVRRIICLVPDPHTRFASVEVGAEFFVDTVLVSGYGLCAYVFGWNPERQPVNASAVDQFLGGYGDLRMRPDLATLAPAGPGTWFVVCDVEWPDGRPVAEAPRSVLKEQLTAAEKAGLVPAVGIEHEVTFTDAAGHPLTKGGLDYAVGGTEPLSDLLDKVSDALDALALGTESARGECHPGQYEIVLRHRDALAACDDAMLHQLAIRRAAAAHGVRAGYLAAEATGQGGSCHVHLSLTDPAGAPMVAGARPTEPSTVFGHFLAGVLRAAPDLTAFWAPTWNSYVRLRTAPFSPRTLRWGTDDRTAAVRLVGHGPSLRMEARFAGADAQPHLVVAALIASGLSGVDERLDLPAEGRVVGDLARTPWEAQTRLSDSKLARAILGDAVVDHRVAMLGEELTTGLDSVSDWQRTRGDLRS, from the coding sequence GTGATCCAGCACGCCAGACCAGTCGGTCCGCGCACCTTGGCCGACCGCGCCCTCACCGCGTCAGCGCTGTCCGGGGCGTTGCGGGCGGCGGTGGCGTCGGGTTCGGTGCGCCGGATCATCTGCCTGGTACCCGATCCACATACCCGGTTCGCGTCCGTCGAGGTCGGTGCCGAGTTCTTTGTGGACACTGTCCTCGTGTCGGGCTACGGCCTGTGCGCCTACGTCTTCGGCTGGAACCCGGAGCGTCAGCCGGTCAACGCCTCGGCGGTCGACCAGTTCCTCGGCGGCTACGGGGATCTACGGATGCGGCCCGACCTGGCCACTCTCGCCCCCGCGGGCCCCGGAACGTGGTTCGTGGTCTGCGACGTCGAGTGGCCCGACGGCCGCCCGGTCGCCGAGGCGCCGCGGAGTGTGCTCAAGGAACAGCTGACCGCGGCCGAGAAGGCGGGCTTGGTGCCAGCGGTCGGCATCGAGCACGAGGTCACCTTCACCGACGCGGCGGGCCACCCGCTCACCAAGGGCGGCCTCGACTACGCCGTCGGCGGCACCGAACCCCTTTCCGACCTGCTGGACAAGGTCAGCGACGCATTGGACGCGTTGGCGCTGGGCACGGAGTCCGCGCGCGGCGAGTGTCACCCCGGCCAGTACGAGATCGTCCTGCGCCACCGCGACGCCCTCGCCGCCTGCGACGACGCCATGCTCCACCAACTCGCCATCCGCCGAGCCGCCGCCGCACACGGTGTCCGCGCGGGCTACCTGGCCGCCGAGGCCACCGGCCAGGGCGGCTCCTGCCACGTGCACCTCTCCCTCACCGACCCGGCGGGCGCCCCGATGGTCGCGGGCGCCCGGCCGACCGAGCCGTCCACTGTGTTCGGCCACTTCCTCGCGGGTGTCCTGCGCGCGGCGCCCGATCTGACCGCGTTCTGGGCGCCGACGTGGAACTCCTACGTCCGCCTGCGCACGGCGCCGTTCTCACCCCGCACGCTGCGGTGGGGGACCGACGACCGGACCGCCGCGGTCCGCCTGGTCGGCCACGGCCCGTCCCTGCGCATGGAGGCGCGGTTCGCGGGCGCCGACGCGCAGCCGCACCTGGTGGTGGCGGCCCTGATCGCGTCCGGTCTGTCCGGAGTGGACGAACGGCTGGACCTTCCCGCCGAGGGGCGGGTCGTCGGCGACCTCGCGCGAACCCCGTGGGAGGCCCAGACCCGCCTCAGCGACTCCAAACTCGCCAGGGCGATCCTGGGCGACGCGGTGGTCGACCACCGCGTCGCGATGCTGGGCGAGGAACTGACCACCGGCCTGGACTCCGTCTCGGACTGGCAGCGCACGAGAGGGGACCTGCGGTCGTGA
- a CDS encoding HAD family hydrolase, which produces MSGLVVGFDLDMTLIDARAGMVDQVHAIGRKTGIPLDGVAFIAELGPPLRQKFREQGVPEDRMDEFIDLFRADYPEVVIPGTVALPGAAEAIKAVHAVGGRAVVVTAKHTPNAELHVKALGWTVDAVIGGLWAAAKAPELVRQGAQIFVGDHEGDMVGALAAGAVPVGVTSGPCSAAELRAAGAAVVLADLGDFPTWLAGWIKKQA; this is translated from the coding sequence GTGAGCGGGCTGGTGGTCGGATTCGACCTGGACATGACGCTGATCGACGCGCGGGCGGGCATGGTCGACCAGGTGCACGCGATCGGGCGAAAGACCGGCATCCCGCTCGACGGCGTGGCGTTCATCGCCGAGTTGGGGCCGCCGCTGCGTCAGAAGTTCCGCGAGCAGGGCGTCCCGGAGGACCGGATGGACGAGTTCATCGACTTGTTCCGCGCCGACTATCCCGAGGTAGTCATCCCCGGCACGGTCGCGCTACCGGGCGCGGCCGAGGCCATCAAGGCCGTCCACGCGGTGGGCGGTCGCGCGGTGGTGGTCACGGCCAAGCACACGCCCAACGCCGAACTGCACGTCAAGGCACTCGGGTGGACGGTCGACGCGGTCATCGGCGGACTCTGGGCGGCAGCGAAGGCCCCGGAGCTGGTGCGGCAGGGCGCGCAGATCTTCGTCGGCGACCACGAGGGGGACATGGTGGGCGCGCTCGCGGCCGGTGCCGTGCCGGTCGGGGTCACGTCCGGGCCGTGCTCGGCGGCGGAACTCCGGGCGGCCGGAGCGGCGGTCGTGCTCGCCGACCTGGGCGACTTTCCGACCTGGCTTGCCGGTTGGATAAAAAAACAAGCATGA
- a CDS encoding TIGR03084 family metal-binding protein — protein sequence MDLTALLADLRAESDEIDSWVADLPADRWATPTPAEGWTVAHQIAHLAWTDERSLLAATDADAFQAEFTAALTSGNPQRLVDDGAEEGAAVPPAELLARWRELREALQGALAAVPPGVKLPWYGPPMSAASMATARMMETWAHGNDIADALGVKRVPAARIRHVAHLGVRTRDFAYLVNGRTAPTEAFRVELIAPDGSVWTWGPDDAAQRVTGLAVDFCLLVTQRAHRDDTTLVAYGADADEWLDIAQAFAGPPGAGREKS from the coding sequence GTGGACCTGACCGCATTGCTGGCCGACCTGCGCGCCGAGAGCGACGAGATCGACTCCTGGGTCGCCGACCTGCCCGCCGACAGGTGGGCGACGCCGACCCCGGCCGAGGGCTGGACCGTCGCGCACCAGATCGCCCACCTGGCGTGGACCGACGAGCGGTCGCTGCTCGCCGCGACCGACGCCGACGCCTTCCAGGCCGAGTTCACGGCCGCGCTGACCAGCGGAAACCCGCAGCGACTCGTCGACGACGGCGCCGAGGAAGGCGCGGCCGTGCCGCCCGCGGAACTGCTCGCCAGGTGGCGTGAGCTGCGCGAAGCCCTCCAGGGCGCGCTGGCCGCGGTGCCGCCGGGGGTCAAGCTGCCCTGGTACGGCCCGCCGATGAGCGCGGCGTCCATGGCGACCGCGCGGATGATGGAGACCTGGGCGCACGGCAACGACATCGCCGACGCGCTCGGCGTCAAACGGGTGCCCGCCGCGCGGATCAGGCACGTGGCCCACCTCGGGGTGCGGACCAGGGACTTCGCCTATCTGGTGAACGGCAGGACGGCGCCTACCGAAGCGTTCCGGGTCGAGCTGATCGCCCCCGACGGCTCGGTGTGGACGTGGGGACCGGACGACGCCGCGCAGCGGGTGACCGGGCTCGCCGTCGACTTCTGTCTGCTCGTCACCCAGCGCGCGCACCGCGATGACACCACGCTGGTGGCCTACGGCGCCGACGCCGACGAGTGGCTCGACATCGCGCAGGCCTTCGCGGGCCCGCCCGGGGCCGGACGGGAGAAGTCATGA
- a CDS encoding acyclic terpene utilization AtuA family protein, which yields MIRIGNASGFYGDRLSSMRELLTGGDLDVLTGDYLAELTMLILGRQRMKDPAGGYAKTFLRQLEDCLGLAKDRGVKIVSNAGGLNPAGLADAIRALAERLGVDVSVAHVEGDDLLPREGALTANAYLGAWGIAECLTAGADIVVTGRVTDASLVVGPAAAHFGWARDDFDALAGATVAGHVIECGTQATGGNFAFFTEVADLRHPGFPIAEIEVDGSSVITKHAGTGGAVTVETVTAQLLYEIQGADYLGPDVTTRFDSIALTADGSDRVRIRGVTGGPPPETVKVCVNTLDGFRNSATFVLCGLDIEAKANLVRRQLEGAIGADGITWTLARTDHADADTEEAASALLHAIVKTPDPARAKAFSRATVELALASFPGFTMTAPPADGTPVGVYRPEYVSSAEVEHVAVVAGQRRVVKWTPGTAVEPRSVGWTDPGTDFGPTRGVPLGLVVGARSGDKGGDANLGLWVRRPEAYDWLVRTLTVDRLRVLLPETAELEIERHLLPNLVAVNFVVHGLLGAGVAAATRFDPQAKALGEWIRSRQVDVPEVFL from the coding sequence ATGATCCGCATCGGCAACGCCTCCGGCTTCTACGGCGACCGCCTCTCGTCCATGCGCGAGCTGCTGACCGGCGGCGATCTCGACGTGCTGACCGGCGACTACCTCGCTGAGCTGACCATGCTCATCCTCGGGCGTCAGCGGATGAAGGACCCGGCGGGCGGCTACGCCAAGACGTTCCTGCGCCAACTGGAGGACTGCCTCGGCTTGGCCAAGGACCGCGGTGTCAAGATCGTCAGCAACGCGGGCGGCCTCAACCCGGCAGGCCTGGCCGACGCGATCCGTGCGCTGGCCGAGCGGCTCGGGGTGGACGTGTCGGTTGCCCACGTCGAGGGCGACGACCTGCTACCGCGCGAGGGTGCGTTGACCGCAAACGCCTACCTTGGCGCGTGGGGGATCGCGGAGTGCCTCACCGCGGGCGCCGACATCGTCGTCACCGGCCGGGTAACCGATGCCTCACTCGTGGTCGGCCCCGCCGCGGCGCACTTCGGGTGGGCCCGCGACGACTTCGACGCACTCGCCGGGGCGACCGTCGCCGGACACGTGATCGAGTGCGGCACGCAGGCCACGGGCGGCAACTTCGCGTTCTTCACCGAGGTCGCCGACCTCCGTCACCCAGGCTTCCCGATCGCCGAGATCGAGGTGGATGGCTCGTCGGTCATCACCAAGCACGCGGGGACCGGCGGCGCGGTTACGGTGGAAACCGTTACGGCGCAACTGCTCTACGAGATCCAAGGCGCGGACTACCTTGGTCCGGACGTCACTACCCGGTTCGACTCGATCGCGCTGACCGCTGATGGTTCGGATCGTGTGCGGATAAGAGGGGTCACGGGTGGACCGCCGCCGGAGACCGTCAAAGTCTGTGTGAACACCCTTGACGGGTTCCGCAACAGCGCGACTTTCGTCCTCTGTGGACTTGACATCGAGGCCAAGGCGAACCTGGTGCGGCGCCAGCTCGAAGGCGCCATCGGCGCGGACGGCATCACATGGACGCTCGCGCGGACCGACCACGCCGACGCCGACACCGAGGAAGCCGCCAGCGCGTTGCTGCACGCGATAGTGAAGACCCCGGACCCGGCGCGGGCCAAGGCGTTCTCGCGGGCGACCGTGGAGCTGGCGCTGGCGTCCTTCCCCGGGTTCACGATGACGGCGCCGCCCGCGGACGGGACGCCGGTCGGGGTGTATCGGCCGGAGTACGTGTCGTCGGCGGAGGTCGAGCACGTCGCTGTCGTGGCGGGGCAGCGGCGGGTCGTCAAGTGGACGCCCGGTACCGCGGTCGAGCCGCGGTCGGTCGGTTGGACTGACCCGGGCACGGACTTCGGGCCGACTCGCGGTGTGCCGCTCGGGCTCGTGGTCGGGGCGCGGTCGGGGGACAAGGGCGGTGACGCGAACCTCGGGCTGTGGGTGCGTCGGCCGGAGGCGTACGACTGGCTGGTGCGGACGCTGACCGTCGACCGGTTGCGGGTGTTGTTGCCGGAGACCGCCGAACTGGAGATCGAGCGGCACCTGCTGCCGAATCTGGTGGCGGTCAACTTCGTGGTGCACGGGCTGCTCGGCGCCGGGGTCGCCGCGGCGACGCGGTTCGACCCGCAGGCCAAGGCGTTGGGTGAGTGGATTCGGTCGCGGCAGGTGGATGTTCCGGAGGTGTTTCTGTGA
- a CDS encoding acyl-CoA dehydrogenase family protein, translating into MSSFDTPERQELRATVRRFMAAEVLPHLDSWEREGEVPRSVHRVAGDLGLLGLAFPESVGGGGGDLIDAMVAVEEMHYAGASGGLIAALLTCGIALPHIAFAGDAAQIDRWVRPTLSGSMIGSLAITEPDGGSDVAGLRTTAKRDGDDFIVNGAKTFITSGVRADFVTMAVRTGDAGAHGISLLVIEKDTPGFTVSRRLEKMGWLCSDTAELSFVDCRVPAANLVGAENTGFIQIAQNFVAERLTLAVQAYAAAQRALDLTLEWCRLRETFGRPLISRQSVQTTVTEMTRKIDVARTYTRDVAERHLAGEEVIAQVCFAKNTAVEAGEWVAHQAVQLFGGLGYMRESEVERHYRDMRILGIGGGTNEIMTGLAAKRLGYTS; encoded by the coding sequence GTGAGCTCTTTTGACACGCCGGAGCGGCAAGAGCTGCGCGCGACCGTACGCAGGTTCATGGCCGCGGAAGTGCTGCCCCATTTGGATTCTTGGGAGCGCGAAGGCGAGGTGCCTAGGTCGGTGCACCGCGTCGCGGGTGACCTCGGCCTGCTCGGGCTGGCGTTTCCGGAGTCGGTCGGCGGCGGTGGCGGCGACCTGATCGACGCGATGGTCGCCGTGGAAGAGATGCACTACGCGGGTGCCTCCGGTGGTCTGATCGCGGCCCTGCTGACCTGCGGGATCGCGCTGCCGCACATCGCGTTCGCCGGTGACGCCGCCCAGATCGACCGGTGGGTCCGGCCGACCCTGTCCGGCTCGATGATCGGGTCGCTGGCGATCACGGAACCCGACGGCGGGTCGGATGTCGCGGGCCTACGGACGACGGCGAAGCGCGACGGCGACGACTTCATTGTCAACGGGGCAAAGACATTCATCACCTCCGGCGTCCGCGCGGACTTCGTCACCATGGCGGTCCGGACCGGCGACGCGGGGGCGCACGGGATCTCGCTGCTGGTGATCGAGAAGGACACCCCCGGCTTCACGGTGTCACGGCGGCTGGAGAAGATGGGCTGGCTGTGCTCGGACACCGCCGAGCTGTCCTTTGTGGATTGCCGGGTGCCCGCGGCCAACCTGGTCGGCGCCGAGAACACCGGGTTCATCCAGATCGCGCAGAATTTCGTCGCCGAGCGGCTGACGCTGGCGGTACAGGCGTACGCGGCGGCGCAGCGGGCGCTGGACCTCACGCTGGAGTGGTGCAGGCTGCGCGAGACCTTCGGGCGGCCGCTGATCTCGCGTCAGTCGGTGCAGACCACGGTGACCGAGATGACCCGCAAGATCGACGTCGCGCGGACGTACACACGGGACGTCGCGGAGCGGCACCTGGCGGGCGAGGAGGTCATCGCTCAGGTGTGTTTCGCGAAGAACACGGCGGTCGAGGCGGGGGAGTGGGTGGCCCACCAGGCCGTCCAACTCTTCGGCGGCCTCGGCTACATGCGCGAGTCCGAAGTGGAGCGCCACTACCGCGACATGCGCATCCTGGGCATCGGCGGCGGCACCAACGAGATCATGACCGGCCTGGCCGCCAAGCGATTGGGGTACACCTCATGA